From a single Loxodonta africana isolate mLoxAfr1 chromosome 9, mLoxAfr1.hap2, whole genome shotgun sequence genomic region:
- the LOC100659984 gene encoding interferon alpha-5-like: protein MAFSFLLLIALVVLSCNSTCSLGCDLPQSHSLANRRTMILLGQMRRISPFSCLKDRNDFGFPQEELDGNKFQKTQAISVHHEIIQQLFNLFSLQASSAAWDKTLLDKLYTGLYQQLNDLEVCLMKEMGIEETALLLINEDSMLAVRKYFQRITVYLTEKKYSPCAWEIVRAEIMSSFSVSTNWQERLRSKEGDHIL, encoded by the coding sequence AtggccttctctttccttttgctgATCGCCCTGGTGGTGCTCAGCTGCAACTCCACCTGCTCTCTGGGCTGTGACCTGCCTCAGAGCCATAGCCTGGCTAACAGGAGAACCATGATACTTCTGGGACAAATGAGGAGAATCTCCCCTTTCTCCTGCCTGAAGGACAGAAATGACTTTGGGTTTCCCCAGGAGgagcttgatggcaacaagttccAGAAGACTCAAGCCATCTCTGTCCACCATGAAATAATCCAACAGCTCTTCAACCTCTTCAGCCTACAGGCCTCATCTGCTGCCTGGGATAAGACCCTCCTGGACAAATTGTACACTGGACTCTATCAGCAGCTGAATGACCTGGAAGTCTGTTTGATGAAGGAGATGGGGATAGAAGAAACTGCCCTCCTCCTGATAAACGAGGACTCCATGCTGGCTGTGAGGAAGTACTTCCAAAGAATCACTGTCTATCTGACAGAGAAGAAATACAGCCCTTGTGCCTGGGAGATTGTCAGAGCAGAAATCATGAGCTCCTTCTCTGTATCAACAAACTGGCAAGAAAGGCTAAGAAGTAAGGAAGGTGACCacatcctataa